TATATGAAAAGAAAGGGAGATCATAATGGGAATTATTGAAACAGATACAATGTTGTTAGTAGGAGTGATTTTAGCAATTGGTGCAGGAGCAATGTCCTTTTTATCACCTTGTGTGCTTCCAATTTTTCCTGCCTATATGTCTTATATTACTGGGATTAGTGTAAAAGATTTACAAGGAAGTCAGGATACGAGAATTCGCGGGAAATTACTTAGCCACTCTTTTTTCTTTTTACTTGGGGTGTCTCTCGTGTTTATCAGTTTGGGCGCCGGCGCTTCATTTTTGGGACAATGGGTGCAAAATCTGCTAATTGGTGATACTGGTTTGTTGATTCAACGCATTGCCGGGATCTTTATTGTCTTTATGGGATTATTTGTTGCTGGATGGATTAATTTACCCACTTTGATG
This region of Oceanobacillus sp. FSL K6-2867 genomic DNA includes:
- a CDS encoding cytochrome c biogenesis protein CcdA, whose amino-acid sequence is MGIIETDTMLLVGVILAIGAGAMSFLSPCVLPIFPAYMSYITGISVKDLQGSQDTRIRGKLLSHSFFFLLGVSLVFISLGAGASFLGQWVQNLLIGDTGLLIQRIAGIFIVFMGLFVAGWINLPTLMKERRIHQAKKPAGFLGTFFIGLGFAAGWTPCIGPIFGSILLLAASNPGQGVFYTIFYVIGFALPFVVLTFFLGSTKWIVRHSGIIMKVGGLLMIVMGLVLFFGLMPRISTFLLDLIQDTWLSRLG